A single window of Streptococcus cristatus ATCC 51100 DNA harbors:
- a CDS encoding ABC transporter substrate-binding protein encodes MKNWKKYALASASFLAFSGLLAGCGSLTGNNQKSSKTDDGKTVIKMYQIGDKPDNLDKLLENANKIIGKEIDAKLDIEYIGWGDYEQKMNVITSSGENYDIAFAQNYVINAQKGAYADLTELYKKEGKKLYDSLDPAYIKGNTVNGKIYAVPVNANVTSSQNFAFNGPLLEKYGISDISNIHSYQDLEPVLKAAKEKDPKVVPFAIGKNFIPSDNFDYPVTNGLPFVIDLEGDTTKIVNRYEVPRFLDSLRTIHKYYQAGYIPKDVATSDTAYQLSEDSWFVREETVGPADYGNSLLSRVANRKIEISQLTKNYKKSQTTQVANFVISNNSKNKEKSMELLTLLNTNPELLNGLVYGPEGENWEKVEGKENRVRTLKAYNGNTHMSGWNTGNNWILYINENVTDQQIEDSKKILAEAQESPALGFNFNVDPVKAEVSSITNTMKEYDTAINTGTVDPDVEIPKMMDKLKSEGAYDKVLKEMQKQYDEFLASKK; translated from the coding sequence ATGAAAAATTGGAAAAAATATGCTCTAGCTTCTGCTAGCTTCTTGGCTTTCTCAGGCCTACTAGCAGGCTGCGGTAGTCTTACTGGTAACAACCAAAAGTCATCTAAAACGGATGATGGTAAGACAGTTATCAAAATGTACCAAATCGGTGACAAACCAGATAATTTGGACAAATTGCTCGAAAATGCTAACAAGATTATCGGCAAAGAAATCGATGCTAAGTTGGATATCGAATACATCGGTTGGGGTGACTACGAACAAAAAATGAACGTTATCACTTCATCAGGTGAAAACTACGATATCGCCTTTGCTCAAAACTATGTCATCAATGCCCAAAAAGGTGCTTATGCTGACTTGACTGAGCTTTACAAAAAGGAAGGTAAAAAACTTTACGATTCTCTAGACCCAGCTTACATCAAAGGAAACACTGTCAACGGTAAAATCTATGCTGTGCCAGTTAATGCCAATGTAACTTCTTCACAAAACTTTGCCTTCAACGGACCACTTCTTGAAAAATATGGTATTAGCGATATTTCAAATATCCATTCTTACCAAGATTTGGAACCAGTTTTGAAAGCTGCTAAAGAAAAAGATCCAAAAGTTGTTCCTTTCGCTATCGGTAAGAACTTCATCCCATCTGATAACTTTGATTATCCTGTAACTAACGGACTTCCTTTCGTTATTGACTTGGAAGGCGATACAACTAAGATTGTAAACCGTTATGAAGTTCCTCGTTTCTTGGATAGCCTCAGAACCATCCATAAGTACTATCAAGCTGGCTATATTCCAAAAGATGTAGCAACTAGCGATACTGCTTATCAATTGTCTGAAGATTCTTGGTTCGTTCGCGAAGAAACAGTAGGACCTGCTGACTACGGTAACAGCTTGCTTTCTCGTGTAGCAAACCGTAAGATCGAAATCAGCCAACTGACTAAGAACTACAAGAAGAGCCAAACTACTCAAGTAGCGAACTTCGTTATCTCAAACAACTCTAAGAACAAAGAAAAATCAATGGAATTGTTGACTTTGCTTAACACAAATCCTGAATTGCTGAACGGCCTTGTATATGGTCCAGAAGGCGAAAACTGGGAAAAAGTTGAAGGTAAAGAAAACCGCGTTCGTACTTTGAAAGCCTACAATGGTAATACCCACATGTCTGGCTGGAACACAGGTAACAACTGGATTCTTTACATCAATGAAAACGTAACAGATCAACAAATCGAAGATTCTAAGAAGATTCTTGCAGAAGCACAAGAGTCACCTGCTCTTGGATTTAACTTCAATGTAGACCCAGTTAAAGCAGAAGTATCTAGCATTACGAACACAATGAAAGAATACGACACTGCTATCAACACTGGTACAGTTGATCCTGATGTTGAAATTCCTAAGATGATGGACAAACTGAAATCTGAAGGAGCATACGATAAAGTATTGAAAGAAATGCAAAAACAATACGACGAATTCCTTGCTTCTAAGAAATAA